The genome window GTGGTTTAGTTGCCGGTGCGGGATTATAAACAAATGTAGGCTCAGGAAATATTTCAGTTGTTGGTATATAAGCAACAGCCTTAGACTCATTTTTGAAATTAAATTCAAGAACAAACAATACAACAAGCATAGTGGCAATTAAACCAACTTGAAAATAGATGAAACTATTTTTCGCTCTTTTCGGAAACTCAACATTTGCTTTCATAAGTATATAGATTTATAGTTAACAGTTTGTTAATTAACCTATACAATTTATGTGCCAAAAAAAATCCCAACTAAAAAGTTGGGATCTGATATTATTGTAATTTGAATGTAATTGGCTGACTGTATTTTACTTTTACAGGTTTACCTCTTTGCATTCCTGGTTTAAACTTAGGAAGTTTTTCAATAACTCTTTTTGCTTCTTTCTCTAAAAGCTCTCCACCTTTAGGACCTCTAACTTGTACATTTGTAATTCCACCATCTTTATCGATTACGAATAAAACTGAAACTCTACCTTGAATTCCATCTTCCATCGCTCTCTCTGGATATTGTTGATTCTTTTTAATATGCTTAGCCATTTGCTCCATAAAACATTCTAAACGTCTATTTTTTGGCTCTTTTTCACAACCAGGAAAAACAGGAACATCTTCGATAACTGCAAAAGGAACTTCTTCATCAATTTCTTCAGCTGTTCCACCTTCGCTACCATATTGAGATGCATTGTTAACTACAACAACTGGTTTGTTTTCATCAACCTCTGTAGTTTCAATTTTTTTATCTTCAATAACTTGTTTGTTATCTACGATTTGGATTACTTCTGGTGCTGGCGGTGGTGGTGGTGGTAATTTTTGCACAGGAGGCATAGTTAAGATTGCCTCTTCATCTTCTACAAAATTATCCACTATATCTAATTTTTCAACCTCTACTCTTGGATCTTCTGATTTAAGCTCAATGCCAACGTAAGTCAACAATAACACAGCAGTAAGACCTACAAGGAAATATAGCGAACTATTTCTCTTAGGATCTACATTAGGATTTTTCTTTACTTCCATAATTTTAATTTTGAGGTGCTAATATAGTTAATATTAGAACTGTTTTA of Flavobacterium channae contains these proteins:
- a CDS encoding energy transducer TonB, giving the protein MEVKKNPNVDPKRNSSLYFLVGLTAVLLLTYVGIELKSEDPRVEVEKLDIVDNFVEDEEAILTMPPVQKLPPPPPPAPEVIQIVDNKQVIEDKKIETTEVDENKPVVVVNNASQYGSEGGTAEEIDEEVPFAVIEDVPVFPGCEKEPKNRRLECFMEQMAKHIKKNQQYPERAMEDGIQGRVSVLFVIDKDGGITNVQVRGPKGGELLEKEAKRVIEKLPKFKPGMQRGKPVKVKYSQPITFKLQ